The proteins below come from a single Papaver somniferum cultivar HN1 chromosome 11, ASM357369v1, whole genome shotgun sequence genomic window:
- the LOC113324063 gene encoding uncharacterized protein LOC113324063 has translation MGINQLKSRISPMLRLTSRETLDLLWFVDPCLPSNIINDVEFWFFWENAIEDEHGWITLYLQVMPLDENGEIDVSQVTADSQPPPPQMTPKKNVTPKKPVSKTPPKPVFTSGSSPKRWHGKSVRRSQRIPRMKKKNPTKVFVDLAGSEEDVSDEYVDDGGVSVLQFTQQTQASVAENDDGDVYIPQFTQQTQASVAENNPVLEASGAEQGNEIPRLDDYFNHDFWVEDTAQEEVVEDLFAVAQEYKKSVEYVMHLKNVEEDEYNPDDEDVLKMNDNDIEEKDIKIYNKFLQKVENGYLSDGTASERSDGDNVDNDAESDGDNVDSDAGDPNFGEVEVENDKEEDHYGDLVSDREEEETNKNDGFELIVSESNKTDGPNCSKPKCSKPHDSTQFEEDHAQHFKDEEDEEMFPEGITFEQVDPYSLVKGSKFVSKNAFKKHLRAYCVKHRHQGEGTTFTLRSWNVKHTCNGNVKGENRCANPEFVADWYMQRLETLGNKNKIPDLVSLENEFNKTMKVNIKYHTAWRARNIVLQNLHGSYEE, from the exons ATGGGTATAAATCAGTTAAAGTCTAGGATTAGTCCTATGTTGAGATTAACCAGTAGGGAGACATTGGACCTTCTATGGTTTGTTGATCCATGCCTACCATCAAACATCATTAATGATGTAGAATTTTGGTTTTTCTGGGAAAATGCAAttgaagatgaacatggttggatTACATTGTATTTGCAAGTGATGCCACTAGATGAGAATGGTGAGATAGATGTATCTCAGGTTACTGCAGATTCACAGCCTCCTCCACCACAGATGACACCCAAAAAGAATGTGACTCCAAAGAAGCCAGTCTCTAAGACTCCACCTAAACCAGTTTTTACTAGTGGTTCATCACCTAAGAGATGGCATGGAAAGTCAGTTAGAAGAAGTCAAAGAATAccaaggatgaagaagaagaatcctacTAAAGTGTTTGTTGATTTAGCTGGTAGTGAAGAAGATGTTTCTGATGAATATGTTGATGATGGAGGTGTATCAGTTCTACAGTTTACTCAACAAACACAAGCAAGTGTAGCTGAGAATGATGATGGAGATGTTTATATTCCACAGTTTACTCAACAAACACAAGCAAGTGTAGCTGAGAATAATCCTGTTTTGGAGGCTAGTGGAGCTGAACAAGGTAATGAGATACCTAGATTAGATGATTATTTCAATCATGACTTTTGGGTTGAAGATACAGCACAGGAAGAAGTGGTGGAAGATTTGTTTGCAGTTGCCCAAGAGTACAAGAAAAGTGTTGAGTATGTCATGCACTTGAAAaatgtagaagaagatgaatataacCCTGATGATGAGGATGTCCTGAAGATGAATGACAATGACATTGAAGAGAAAGATATCAAGATTTACAATAAGTTTCTACAAAAAGTTGAGAATGGGTATCTTTCAGATGGTACTGCAAGTGAGAGAAGTGATGGTGATAATGTTGATAACGATGCTGAAAGTGATGGTGATAATGTTGATAGTGATGCTGGTGATCCAAACTTTGGGGAGGTGGAGGTTGAGAATGACAAGGAAG AGGACCATTATGGGGACTTGGTCtctgacagagaagaagaag AAACCAACAAGAATGATGGGTTTGAACTTATAGTATCAGAAAGCAACAAGACTGATGGGCCTAATTGTTCAAAGCCTAAATGTTCAAAGCCTCATGATAGCACACAGTTTGAAGAAGATCATGCACAACATTTTAAGGATGAGGAAGATGAGGAGATGTTCCCTGAGGGAATTACTTTTGAACAAGTGGATCCTTACAGCCTAGTGAAGGGAAGCAAGTTTGTCAGCAAGAATGCTTTCAAGAAGCATTTGAGGGCCTACTGTGTGAAGCATAGACATCAG GGTGAAGGAACTACATTTACTCTGAGAAGTTGGAATGTGAAGCACACATGCAATGGAAATGTTAAAGGGGAGAACAGATGTGCAAATCCAGAATTTGTAGCTGACTGGTACATGCAAAGGTTGGAGACTCTTggtaacaaaaacaaaatccctgatCTTGTGTCATTGGAAAATgagttcaacaaaacaatgaaagtGAACATTAAGTACCATACAGCATGGAGAGCAAGAAATATTGTGTTGCAGAATCTTCATGGCAGCTATGAGGAGTAG
- the LOC113324064 gene encoding uncharacterized protein LOC113324064, whose translation MVKEKMPGSVGSFSYGSTDNTFLSMTLCFKPAIEGFLDGCRKIIGLDSCHLYGKYGGVLLVATGLDDQNGLVPLGIMVCRNETIENWKIFLKDLKAILGEDLHLTFISDKQKGISESCDKYFCLDEHRLCFRHLMKNFKSYSLHVHFWNASKCYKKRHYQQHMDKLFAEDEKAALYLIDQKPESWSRSHFSNDSKCEHINNNFSESFNNMAKPFRDNPIITLAQMYNKLVMGLFFKRRNESENWQDGEIVPKEMKLITKMRDSNHLFELTGAVRGRVYEVRSVHDAVFVVDLSKKSCSCLQWQLRGFPCQHAIVALTPLKPNWVDYCDSNILVEFINPPVIIRKNGRPRKKRIPSYDEAGSVKKMRKCKKCGVYGHYAITCAGGEVGKNPKGEKPRTCVDGSTSSTYVPEPPKRKYNRKKPVVSASAGASTTAKDGMKNQNNSESSKQGAVKGEKRKDSSQTAFNQTNQHVGSVNNKVTFTVADPKGKKKPKKYMKL comes from the exons atggtgaag GAAAAAATGCCTGGCAGTGTAGGTAGTTTCTCATATGGAAGCACAGACAACACATTCTTGTCAATGACACTCTGCTTCAAGCCTGCTATAGAAGGATTCTTGGATGGATGTAGGAAAATCATTGGATTGGATTCTTGCCATTTGTATGGGAAGTATGGTGGTGTGTTACTGGTTGCAACAGGTCTAGATGATCAGAATGGTTTAGTACCTCTTGGTATAATGGTGTGTAGGAATGAAACCATTGAGAACTGGAAGATTTTTCTCAAAGACTTGAAAGCTATACTGGGTGAAGACTTGCATTTAACCTTTATATCAGACAAGCAGAAGGGGATTAGTGAATCTTGTGACAAATACTTCTGCTTGGATGAGCACAGATTATGTTTCAG ACATTTGATGAAGAATTTCAAGTCATACAGCTTAcatgttcatttctggaatgcttCCAAATGTTACAAGAAGAGACACTATCAG CAACACATGGATAAATTATTTGCTGAGGATGAAAAAGCTGCACTGTATCTCATAGATCAAAAACCTGAAAGCTGGTCTAGGTCTCATTTCTCAAATGACAGCAAGTGTGAGCACATCAACAATAATTTCTCAGAGTCTTTCAACAACATGGCCAAGCCCTTTAGAGATAATCCAATCATTACACTTGCACAAATGTATAATAAACTGGTGATGGGTCTTTTCTTCAAGAGGAGGAATGAAAGTGAAAACTGGCAGGATGGTGAGATAGTTCCAAAGGAAATGAAGCTGATTACAAAGATGCGGGACTCAAATCATCTGTTTGAGTTAACTGGAGCTGTAAGGGGAAGGGTGTATGAGGTTAGGAGTGTTCATGATGCTGTGTTCGTTGTGGATCTTTCCAAAAAGAGTTGTAGTTGTTTGCAGTGGCAGCTGAGGGGATTTCCCTGTCAACATGCTATAGTTGCTTTAACACCATTGAAACCAAACTGGGTTGA CTACTGTGACTCT AATATACTGGTAGAGTTCATTAATCCTCCTGTTATCATAAGAAAAAATGGAAGGCCAAGAAAGAAGAGAATTCCTTCTTATGATGAAGCTGGAAgtgtgaagaaaatgagaaagtgtAAGAAGTGTGGAGTTTATGGTCACTATGCAATAACTTGTGCTGGTGGAGAGGTTGGAAAGAATCCAAAGGGAGAAAAACCTAGAACCTGTGTTGATGGCTCAACATCATCTACTTATGTCCCTGAACCACCAAAAAGGAAGTACAATAGAAAGAAACCGGTTGTTAGTGCTTCTGCAGGAGCATCTACTACTGCTAAGGATGGAATGAAGAACCAAAACAATTCAGAATCTTCTAAACAAGGTGCTGTAAAAGGGGAAAAGAGAAAGGATTCTTCTCAAACTGCTTTCAATCAGACTAATCAACATGTTGGATCTGTCAACAACAAAGTCACCTTCACAGTTGCAGAtccaaagggaaagaagaaaccaaagaagtaCATGAAACTATGA